The following coding sequences are from one Loxodonta africana isolate mLoxAfr1 chromosome 18, mLoxAfr1.hap2, whole genome shotgun sequence window:
- the TMEM95 gene encoding sperm-egg fusion protein TMEM95: MWMLILGGVFLAAAQACVFCRLPAHDLLSRLDRLCSQMEVQWEACEASRDFSAFALDEVSMNKITEKTHRVLRVMEIKGSFSSLPLYWEWLHNTKLPEYTREALCAPACHRVLLSPAGGSTTLYNCSTCEGVDVHCWPRKLCFPGPYSLPLFAPRTRSLNLRPPRPSRQAWPLGQLMPPGFPSGSHDLWEARILLFSVFVAVLLLSVLSLVVE, from the exons ATGTGGATGCTGATACTAGGTGGGGTTTTCCTGGCAGCCGCCCAGGCCTGTGTCTTCTGCCGCCTCCCAGCCCATGACTTGCTGAGCCGCCTGGATCGGCTCTGCAGCCAGATGGAGGTCCAGTGGGAGGCATGTGAGGCCTCTAGAGACTTCTCAGCCTTTGCCTTAG ATGAAGTATCCATGAACAAAATCACAGAGAAGACTCACAGGGTCCTGAGGGTCATGG AGATCAAAGGGTCtttctcctcactccctttatATTGGGAATGGCTTCACAATACCAAGCTCCCAGAGTACACCAGGGAAG CTCTCTGTGCACCCGCCTGCC ATCGGGTCCTGCTATCTCCTGCAGGGGGCAGCACCACCCTGTACAACTGCTCCACCTGCGAGGGCGTGGACGTGCACTGTTGGCCCCGAAAGCTCTGCTTCCCAGGTCCTTACTCACTGCCCCTGTTTGCCCCTCGCACAAGATCCCTGAACCTTAGGCCCCCCCGCCCGTCCCGGCAGGCGTGGCCCCTAGGACAGCTCATGCCTCCGGGGTTCCCTTCAGGAAGTCACGATCTTTGGGAAGCCCGGATTCTGCTCTTCTCTGTCTTTGTTGCTGTCCTGCTTCTGAGTGTTCTGAGCCTCGTGGTGGAGTAA
- the KCTD11 gene encoding BTB/POZ domain-containing protein KCTD11 — protein sequence MLGAMFRAGTPMPPNLQPQGGGHYFIDRDGKAFRHILNFLRLGRLDLPRGYGETALLKAEADFYQIRPLLDALRELETSRGGPAPTAALLHADVDTSPRLVHFSARRGPHHYELSSVQVDTFRANLFCTDPECLGALRARFGIANGDRAEGGPHFRLEWAPRPVELPEVEYARLGLQPLWAGGPGEPREVVGTPGFLEEVLRVALEHGFRLDSVFPDPEDLLNSRSLRFVRH from the coding sequence CCCAACCTCCAACCTCAGGGAGGCGGCCACTACTTCATCGACCGCGACGGCAAAGCCTTCCGGCATATCCTCAATTTCCTGCGGCTGGGCCGCCTGGACCTGCCCCGCGGATACGGGGAGACGGCTCTTCTCAAGGCAGAAGCTGACTTCTACCAGATCCGGCCCCTCCTGGATGCCCTGCGCGAACTGGAGACATCTCGGGGGGGCCCTGCACCCACAGCTGCCCTGCTCCACGCAGATGTGGATACCAGCCCCCGCCTAGTGCACTTCTCTGCTCGCCGGGGCCCTCACCACTATGAGCTGAGCTCCGTCCAGGTGGACACCTTTCGTGCCAACCTTTTCTGCACTGACCCTGAGTGTCTGGGTGCCTTGCGGGCCCGATTTGGCATAGCCAATGGGGACAGAGCAGAGGGAGGTCCACACTTTCGGTTGGAGTGGGCCCCCCGCCCCGTGGAACTCCCTGAGGTGGAGTATGCCAGACTGGGGCTGCAGCCGCTGTGGGCTGGGGGGCCAGGAGAGCCGCGGGAAGTAGTGGGCACAccgggcttcctggaagaggtgcTGCGGGTGGCTCTGGAGCACGGCTTCCGCCTGGACTCGGTCTTCCCAGACCCTGAGGACCTGCTCAACTCCCGATCCCTGCGCTTTGTCCGGCACTGA